In Gossypium raimondii isolate GPD5lz chromosome 12, ASM2569854v1, whole genome shotgun sequence, a single window of DNA contains:
- the LOC105763600 gene encoding uncharacterized protein LOC105763600, with amino-acid sequence MEEERLEMKLGSYGGKVSVLEWETESGAAEETMLLWGIQQPTLSKQNAFVSHSSLQLRLDACGHSLSILQSPSSLGKPGVTGAVIWDSGVVLGKFLEHAVDLGILVLQGKKVVELGSGCGLVGCIAALLGAQVILTDLPDRLRLLKKNVESNLRHGVRGSAAVKELTWGDDPDNDLIELPPDYVLGSDVIYSEGAVVDLLDSLTQLCRPQTTVFLSGELRNDTVLECFLEAAVKDFVVGRINQSQWHPDYRSPRVVMYILVKK; translated from the exons ATGGAAGAGGAGAGACTGGAAATGAAGTTGGGAAGTTACGGAGGTAAGGTGAGTGTGTTGGAATGGGAGACAGAATCGGGTGCTGCGGAGGAGACGATGCTGCTTTGGGGAATCCAACAGCCCACTCTCTCCAAACAAAACGCCTTTGTTTCCCACTCTTCTCTCCAACTCCGTCTTGATGCCTGCGGCCATTCTCTCTCCATTCTCCAGTCTCCTTCTTCcttg GGAAAACCTGGAGTAACTGGAGCAGTCATATGGGATAGTGGAGTTGTGTTAGGGAAGTTTTTGGAGCATGCTGTGGACTTGGGAATTCTTGTTCTGCAAGGCAAAAAGGTCGTTGAATTGGGCTCTGGCTGTGGATTAGTTGG GTGTATAGCAGCTCTTTTAGGTGCACAAGTTATCCTCACTGATCTGCCTGATAGATTGAGGCTACTTAAAAAGAATGTTGAAAGCAACTTGAGACATGGAGTGAGGGGTTCTGCTGCTGTGAAGGAACTCACTTGGGGAGATGACCCTGACAATGACTTGATTGAACTTCCACCTGATTATG TGCTAGGTTCAGATGTGATCTATAGTGAAGGAGCAGTTGTGGATTTGTTGGACTCCCTTACACAGCTATGCAGGCCACAAACAACGGTGTTTTTGTCTGGGGAACTTCGAAATG ATACTGTCCTTGAATGCTTTCTAGAAGCTGCAGTGAAGGACTTCGTGGTTGGGCGCATCAATCAGTCACAGTGGCATCCAGATTATCGTAGTCCAAGGGTTGTCATGTACATCCTAGTGAAGAAGTGA
- the LOC105763602 gene encoding protein NPG1: MADDETPSQTQESSTAREFSANGTSMSTTDVEAKLDKGNIEEAESSLRERLPLNSESASCNPKTATFRNEHLNPNSSSVSSSNYSSSHENNCANLDSQSQQAARLVLEGVYLKVKSLQKLGKFAEAAQDCTNILDAVGRIFPQGIPDAQVESKLQEMISKAVELLPELLKQAGKYQEAMAAYRRVLLNPWNLDNDCCGRIQKAFAVFLLHSGLEAGPPSLGAQADGAYVPKNNLEEAIPLLLVLMRKIHHGDIQWDPSVLDHLMYALSLCSQTPVLSNQLEELKPGVFHRTERWNLLALCCSGVGQNKAAMNLLRKSLHINERPNDLTALLLAAKICSEDSQLAAEGVGYAQRAVDNAKRVDEHLNVGLRMLGLCLGKQAKVSSSDFERSRLQNEALKSLDSALSFEQDNPDIIFELGAHYAEQRNLNAALRFAKKYIDITGGSVMKGWRLLALILSAQQRFAEAEVVTDAALDETGKWEQGPLLRLKAKLKVSQSRPMEAIETYCYLLALVQAQRKSSGPMKIDSQVEDDKVKEFEVWYGLAALYSSLSHWKDVEVCVKKAREMKQYSAELVHTEGFMHQERGEIQEALASYINASLLDPFYVPSKVRIGALLSKLGSNSLPVARTLLSDALRIEPTNRKAWYHLGMVHKDDGRLADAIDFLQAASMLEESDPVENFRSIL, from the exons ATGGCCGATGATGAAACCCCTAGCCAAACCCAAGAGTCCTCTACGGCAAGAGAGTTTTCTGCCAATGGGACTTCCATGAGTACCACTGATGTCGAAGCCAAACTCGACAAAGGCAATATTGAAGAAGCTGAATCTTCTTTACGCGAACGCTTGCCCCTTAATTCCGag TCTGCAAGCTGCAATCCAAAAACTGCAACCTTCCGTAATGAGCATCTTAATCCTAATTCTTCTTCTGTTTCTTCTTCTAATTATTCTTCTTCTCATGAAAATAATTGTGCTAATCTTGATTCCCAATCCCAACAAGCTGCCAGACTCGTTCTTGAAGGCGTTTACTTAAAGGTCAAGTCCCTTCAAAAGCTCGGAAAATTTGCTG AGGCTGCTCAGGATTGTACAAATATTCTTGATGCTGTGGGGAGGATATTTCCTCAAGGAATACCTGATGCCCAAGTTGAGAGTAAATTGCAGGAGATGATTAGTAAAGCGGTTGAGTTACTTCCGGAGCTTTTGAAGCAAGCTGGTAAGTATCAAGAAGCAATGGCTGCTTATAGACGTGTACTGCTCAATCCATGGAACTTAGACAATGATTGTTGTGGGCGAATTCAGAAAGCATTTGCAGTTTTTCTCTTGCATAGTGGGTTGGAGGCTGGCCCTCCTAGCTTAGGTGCTCAAGCTGATGGTGCTTATGTACCCAAAAATAATTTGGAAGAGGCTATTCCGCTTTTGTTGGTTCTTATGCGAAAAATTCACCATGGCGATATCCAGTGGGATCCATCTGTTTTGGATCACTTAATGTATGCGCTTTCTTTATGCAGCCAGACTCCCGTTTTATCGAACCAACTTGAAGAGCTCAAGCCTGGAGTATTTCATCGTACTGAACGTTGGAATCTCTTAGCTCTTTGTTGCAGTGGTGTGGGACAGAACAAAGCTGCCATGAATCTATTAAGAAAGTCTCTGCATATAAACGAAAGACCTAATGATCTCACAGCATTATTGTTGGCTGCCAAGATCTGTAGTGAGGATTCTCAGCTTGCAGCTGAGGGAGTAGGATATGCACAGAGGGCAGTCGATAATGCAAAAAGGGTGGATGAACATCTGAATGTTGGCCTTCGTATGTTAGGTCTTTGTTTGGGAAAGCAAGCTAAAGTTTCTTCCTCTGACTTTGAAAGGTCCCGTCTTCAGAATGAAGCACTTAAATCTTTAGATTCAGCACTTTCCTTTGAGCAGGATAATCCTGATATAATCTTTGAGTTGGGAGCTCATTATGCAGAGCAGCGGAATTTGAATGCTGCTTTGCGTTTTGCAAAGAAGTACATTGATATAACTGGTGGTTCTGTAATGAAGGGTTGGAGATTGCTTGCTCTAATTTTGTCGGCTCAACAGCGATTCGCAGAGGCTGAGGTGGTCACTGATGCTGCATTGGATGAGACTGGCAAATGGGAGCAAGGACCACTGCTCAGGCTGAAAGCAAAATTGAAGGTCTCCCAGTCACGACCCATGGAAGCTATTGAAACTTACTGTTACCTCCTTGCTTTGGTTCAGGCCCAAAGAAAATCATCTGGTCCTATGAAAATTGATTCTCAG GTTGAGGATGATAAGGTAAAAGAATTTGAAGTTTGGTATGGCCTTGCAGCTCTGTACTCTAGTCTTTCACACTGGAAGGATGTAGAAGTATGTGTGAAAAAAGCCAGGGAGATGAAACAGTATTCGGCGGAACTGGTGCATACAGAAG GCTTTATGCATCAAGAACGTGGAGAAATTCAAGAAGCACTGGCTTCATATATCAATGCTAGTTTGCTAGACCCTTTTTATGTTCCATCCAAGGTGCGGATTGGTGCACTGTTGTCCAAGTTGGGATCTAACTCATTGCCTGTGGCGAGAACCTTACTCTCAGATGCTTTGAGGATTGAACCTACCAATCGTAAGGCTTGGTATCACTTAGGTATGGTACATAAGGATGATGGTCGCCTTGCAGATGCCATAGATTTTCTCCAGGCAGCATCAATGCTCGAAGAATCAGACCCTGTTGAAAACTTCAGATCTATCCTTTGA